The genomic DNA AGATCCGCGAACTCGTCGGGGGAGGCGACCCGTTCGACCAGCGGACGGTACTGGCCGAGCACCCCGTCCCAGTCGATGCCGCACATGTCCGGCTCCCAGAAGTACGCGCGGATGATCCGGCCCGCCTCGCCGTACGCCTGCCGCCACTCCGCCGCCGGGTCGACGTCGTGCAGGATGCGGCGCAGGTCGATGTAGACCGTGGAGTCGTTGTCGCCGGGTTCGTTGGACGGTACGGCGCGCAGCTCGCCGTCGTCCATGACGACGAGCCGGCTCGCGTCACCGCTGACCGCGAACCAGTCGAGGTGGTCGACCAGTTCGGTCTTGCGGGCCTTGGCGATGTTGAAGTGCTCCAGGGTGGGACGGCCGGACATGTCGGAGGGGTTGGCGAACGTCTCGCCCAGCGCGCCCGAGATCGGCCAGCGCAGCCAGACGAGCCCGCCGCCGGTGACCGGGCGCAGCGCCGAGTACTTCGAGGCGGAGACCGGGAACGGCGTGACCCGGCTCTCCAGGCCCTCGAACTCGACGGTGACCGTCGCCCCCTCGCCCGTACCGCCCTCGGGGATGTCCACCGGGTCCAGGCCGCCCGCCGCCGGGCGGCCGTCCGGGGAGAGCGCGAAGGGCGACGGGGTGGCCGAGGAGAGCGGGACCAGATACGGACGGCAGCCCAGCGGGAAGGAGAGGTCGCCGGTGTGCACGTCGTAGACGGGGTCGAACCCCCGCCAGGACAGGAACGCCAGATAGCGGCCGTCGCCGGTGAAGACCGGGTTCTCGTCCTCGAAGCGGCCATTGGTGACATCGGTGATGACCGGGGCGCCCGGACCGGAGATCCGGGCCAGTTTGATCTGGCGCAGCGAGCGGCCGACCCCGGGGTGCGACCAGGTGAGCCAGGCCCCGTCGGGGGAGAAGGCCAGGTCGCGGACGGGTCCGTTGACGGAACGGATGAGTTCGGTGACCCCGTCCGCGTCCGCCGCCGCGTCCTCGGCGTGCGTCGCGCGGTACAGATCGGCCCGCGTGGCACCGCGCGGTTCGTCCTCGGTCTCGGCGTCCGTCTCCGTCTCCCCGTCCGTCTCTGTCTCCCCGTCCGTCGCGGGTACGGGTACGGGTTCCGGTTCCTCCGCTGTGTCCAGGAGCAGCAGCCGCCCGTCGTTCGACGCGATCGCCAGCCGTTCGCCCGCCGGGTCGGAGATCAGTTCGTGCACCCGGCCGAGCTTCCCGGAGGCGAGCCTGCGCGGTTCGCGGTCGCCGCTGGCCCGGGGCAGGTAGGCGATCTCGACCGCGTCGTCGCCGTCCGCGTCCGTCACGTACGCCACCTGGCCGCCGCTGCCCAGCATCTCCGGCAGCCGGACCCGGACCCCCGGGGTGTCGGTGATGGTGCGGGCGGGGCCGTCGCGGTGGGTGAGCCAGTACAGGCTGCCGCGTACCGAGACGGCGCTCGCCCGGCCCGTCTCGTCGACCGAGAGCGCGTCGACGTTGCTGGCGGCGGGCACCTGGTAGGTGCGCCGCCCGGTCCGGGGTCCTCCGAGCCGTACCTCCAGCTTCCGGGGCGTGGCGTCCGGCGCCTCCAGGTCCTCGACGAGCCACACATCACCGGCGCACTGGTAGACGACCCGGTGGCCGTCGCTGGAGGCGTGCCGGGCGTAGAACGCGTCGTGGTCGGTGTGGCGCCGCAGATCGCTGCCGTCCATCAGACAGGAGTACAGATTGCCGACGCCCTCGTGGTCGGAGAGGAACGCGATCCGGCGGCCGACGAACATGGGCGAGTCCAGATGGCCGCCGATGTCCGGCAGGAGCCGTTCGCCGTGCAGCCACAGCCGCCCGGTCGCACCGCCCCGGTAGCGTTTCCAGGCGGCCGGTTCGTGCGGTGGCTTTCCGGTGAGCAGCAGGGTGCGCCGCTCGCCGTCGATGTCCGCGACCGCGATGTCGGAGACCGGTCCCCAGGGCAGGCGGCCGCCGGGGCTGCCGTCGATGGGGACGCTGTAGGACCAGGAGAAGTACGAGAACGGCTGGTTGTGCGAGGACACGGCGAGGATCTGGGACGTGTCGCCCGGGTCGGGGCTCCAGCCGCAGACCCGGGCGTCGGTCGAGCCCCAGTAGGTGAGCCGCCGGGCCGGGCCGCCCTCGACCGGGGCGAGATGGATCTCGGGGTCCAGTGTTCGCCAGGTGGTGTAGGCGATGCGGCTTCCGTCGGGCGAGAAGCGTGGATGGCTGACTCTGGTCCGGTCGACGGTGACCCGCCATGCCCGGTCGGGCCGGTGTCCTGCCGCGGCGAGGGGGGAGACCCAGAGGTCGTCCTCGGCCGCGAAACAGATCAAGTCCTGGTGGAGGTGCGGGAAACGGAGATACGCGACGTCGTCACTCACCCCCCAATGCTTTCCGCGCGAAGGGCCCGGGGCAACTTGTGGTGCAGCACACAAGCGAAACGATTTCGTTTCGCTGGATCGGGGGAGTACGGTCAGGTGTACGAAACGGTTTCGTTCGATGATGAGCGGGGCCGAGGCAGCGAGACCCCGAGGGAGGCCGGCACATGGCACGCACCAGGCTCACACCTGAGCGTGAGAGTGAGATGTACGCCGCCGTCCTCGACCTGCTCCGTGAGGTCGGTTACGACGCCCTGACCATGGACGCCGTCGCCGCCCGCACCCGGTCCAGCAAGGCCACCCTCTACCGCCAGTGGGGCAGCAAGGCCGAGCTGGTCGTCACGGCGCTGCGGAACAACAAGCCGGTGGATCTCGGCGAGATCGACACCGGCTCGCTGCGCGGGGACTTCCATGCCGTGCTGCACCGCAGCGACGACTGCCAGATGGAGAAGGACTCCGCGCTGATGCGGGGTCTGAGCCAGGCCGTCCACAACAATCCCGATCTGCACAAGGCCATGCGCGAACTGCTGATCGAGCCGGAGATGACCGGCTTCGATCTGCTGCTGCGACGGGCCGTGGACCGGGGCGAGCTGCGTCCGGACAATCCGGCGCTGAAGTACATCCCGCACATGCTGATCGGCGCGTTCGCCGCTCGGCAGCTGGTCGAGGACCGCGCCGTCGACCAGGCGTTTCTCATCGATTATGTCGACTCCGTGGTCCTCCCCGCCCTCGGCGTCTGACGTCCCCGCACCTCACGCACGGCCCTCTCCCCAACGCTCCACCTGACACGCCGCTCTCGTCGTCGGGCTGGTTCCTCATGCCCATTTCCACTCACACGACCTGACCGGGAGTACGCCCCCGTGGCCACATTCCTCTACAAGCTCGGACGGCTGACCTTCCGGCGCCGCCGCCTTGTCGCCCTTGTCTGGGTGGCACTGCTGGCGCTCGCCGGATTCGGCGCCGCCTCCGCGTCCACCGCCACCTCCAGCTCCTTCTCGATTCCGGGTACGGAGGCACAGAAGGCCTTCGACCTGCTGGAACAGCGCTTCCCGGGCAGCAGCGCCGACGGCGCCACGGCCCGCGTCGTCTTCAAGGCGCCCGACGGGCAGAAGGTGACCGACGCCGCCAACAAGGCCGAGGTCCAGGGCATCGTCGACGAGCTGAAGTCCGGTTCGGACCAGATCGCCTCGGTCGCCGACCCGTACACGGCCAACGCCGTCAGCAAGGACGGCTCCACGGCGTACGTCTCGGTCTCGTACAAGGTCAACTCGATGGAGCTGACCGACCCGACGCGTGAGGCCCTGGAGGACGCGGGGACCTCCGCCGAGAAGAGCGGGATGACCGTGGCGATCGGCGGTGACGCGCTCATGGTGATCCCGGAGACCGGCATCACGGAGGTCATCGGGGTCGCCCTCGCCGCGGTGGTGCTCGTCATCACCTTCGGTTCGCTGATCGCCGCCGGGCTGCCGCTGCTGACCGCGCTCATCGGCGTCGGTATCGGTGTCTCGACGATCACGGCGCTGGCGAACGTCCTGGACCTGGGCTCCACCACCTCGACGCTCGCGATGATGATCGGCCTCGCGGTCGGCATCGACTACGCGCTCTTCATCGTCTCCCGCTACCGCGCCGAACTGGCCGACGGCCGGGAGCGCGAGGAAGCCGCCGGACGGGCCGTCGGAACGGCCGGATCCGCGGTCGTCTTCGCGGGCCTGACCGTGATCATCGCCCTGGTGGGCCTGGCCGTCGTGAACATCCCGATGCTGTCGAAGATGGGCTTCGCCGCCGCCGGTACGGTCGCCATCGCCGTTCTCATCGCGCTCACCCTGGTCCCGGCCATGCTGGGCTTCGCGGGCAAGCGGGTCATGGGACGCAAGGCGCGCAAGGCCGCCGAGGCGGAGAACCGCCCCGACGCGAAGCCGAACATGGGCACCCGCTGGGCGCGGTTCGTGCTGCGCAGGCCGGTGTGGGTGCTGCTGGCCGGTGTCATCGGCCTCGGCGTCGTCGCCGTACCGGCCGCCTCGCTGGAGATGGGCCTGCCGGACGACGGAGCCCAGCCGAAGAGCACCACGCAGCGTCAGGCGTACGACATGCTCTCGGACGGCTTCGGCCCCGGGTTCAACGGGCCGCTGATGGTCGTCGTCGACACGAGGAACAGCTCGGACGGCAAGACCGCCGTCAGCCAGGTCTCCCAGGAGATCGAGTCCCTCCCGCACGTCGTCGCCGTCACCCCGGCCGCCTTCAACAAGGCCGGCGACACCGCGACCATCACCGTCATCCCGCAGGACCGGCCCAGCTCCGTCGAGACGGAGAGCGTGGTCCACGCCATCCGTGACGCGGGCGCCGACGTCAAGAGCGACTCCGGGGCGGAGGTGCTGGTCACCGGCGCCACCGCGATGAACATCGACTTCTCCCAGAAGATGAACGACGCGCTGCTGCCCTATCTGGCGCTCGTCGTGGGGCTGGCCTTCCTGCTCCTGATGCTGGTGTTCCGCTCGGTCCTCGTCCCGCTGAAGGCAGCCCTCGGCTTCCTGCTCTCGGTCGTCGCGGCACTCGGCGCGGTCGTCGCGGTCTTCCAGTGGGGATGGCTCGGCTCGCTCTTCGGGGTCGAGCAGACCGGCCCGATCATGTCGATGATGCCGATCTTCATGGTCGGTGTGGTCTTCGGTCTGGCCATGGACTACGAGGTCTTCCTCGTCACCCGGATGCGGGAGGCGTACGTCCACGGGGAGAGCCCCGGCCAGGCCATCGTGACCGGCTTCAGGCACGGTGCGCGAGTGGTCACGGCCGCGGCCGTGATCATGATGGCGGTCTTCGCCGGCTTCATCGGTGCCAGCGAGCAGATGATCAAGATGATCGGCTTCTCGCTCGCCATCGCCGTCTTCTTCGACGCCTTCGTGGTGCGGATGGCGATCGTGCCCGCGGTGCTCGCCCTGCTCGGCAAGCGGGCCTGGTGGCTGCCGCGCTGGCTGGACCGGGTGCTGCCCAATGTGGACGTGGAGGGCGAGGGGCTGCGCAAGCAGCTCGGCGAGACGTCCGGGTCCGCCCAGGACGGGTCCGGGCCCGACGGTGAGCGCGAGCTGATCCGGGTCTGAGAGCCGAGAGCCAAGAGCCGAGAGCTGAGAGCCAAGAGCTGAGAGCCAAGAGCCCCGGGGCCCGCGTCTGAGCGGAGCGCGGCCCTGGAAGCGCCGGTACCTGTGGGGACGGGGACCGGGCGCATGACGAAAGCCCCCGTGCGAGCGGCACGGGGGCTTTCGTCACGCGTACGGGCGTCAGGTGCCGCGGGTGGCCGGCTGCGGGGGCGCGGTCTCGCCGTGGGTCCGGCCGAGGAAGCGGATCAGCGTCGCGTTCTCGAACTGGAACACCTCGACGCCGTCCGCCGAGTGCAGCTCCACGATCAGCTGCGTCCGGCCGCACGGCCAGACGCGTACGGCGCCGCGTTCGGCGGGGAAGCGGAGGCCGCGCTCCAGCAGATCGCGGCCGAACGCCCAGTCGCTGCCGCCGGGCAGGGTGACATGGACGGTCCGGGGGTCGACGGCCGCGTCGTAGCGCAGGGCCACGGGGACGGGGCGGGTGAGTGGGCCGTCGGTGATGAGCCGGGCGCGGGCACGTTCTTCAATCACGGGGGACATGAGCCGGCTCCTCCTGTATGTAGAACTCTGCACTCCAATGTCCCATATTTCGGACCAAGGGTGCGATGGACGCGTGAGAAGTGGATAGGGGTGAGGCATCCAGTTGTGACCTGCTTGCTCTTGCATACTCTTCGCAACAGGGTCCTATCATTGACGCGTTCATGACCCTGCCCGCAGGGGCGCGGAAACCGCAGGAAGCGGAGCCACCTCATGCATGTACCCGACGGATTCATCGACGCACCCGTCTCCGTGGCCGCGGGAGTCGTCGCCGCGGGCGCCGTCGCCGTCAGCCTCCGCGGGGCCCGCCGTGAACTGGACGAGCGCACCGCACCCCTCGCGGGCCTGGTGGCCGCCTTCATCTTCGCCGTGCAGATGCTGAACTTCCCGGTCGCCGCGGGTACCAGCGGCCACCTGCTGGGCGGGGCGCTGGCCGCGATCCTCGTCGGGCCGTACACCGGGGTGCTCTGTATCTCCGTCGTCCTGCTGATGCAGGGCATCCTCTTCGCGGACGGCGGCCTCACCGCGCTCGGAGTCAACATCACCGTGATGGGTGTGGTCACCGTGGTCGTCGCGTACGCCCTGTTCCGCGGACTGACCGGGATACTGCCGCGCACCAGCCGTTCGGCCACCGCCGCCGCGTTCGTCGCCGCCCTGGTCTCCGTACCCGCCGCGGCCTGCGCCTTCACCTTGATCTACTGGATCGGCGGCACCACCGACATTCCGATCGGCAAGGTCCTGACCGCGATGGTCGGCGTCCATGTGCTGATCGGTGTCGGGGAGGCCGTGATCACCGCGCTGACCGTGGGCGCCGTCATCGCCGTCCGCCCCGACCTCGTGCACGCCGCCCGTGGACTCGCCGCCCCGCTCAAGCTCCGCGTCGACGGCGAGCTGATCGACGCCCCGGTCACCTCCGGCTCCTCCGCCGCACCCGCCCCGGCGGCCACCCGCTCCACGCACGGGATCCGGGCCGCCGGCCTGGTCACCGCCCTTCTCCTCGCGGGCTTCGTCTCCTACTACGCCTCCGCCAGCCCCGACGGCCTGGAGAAGGTCGCCGCCGACAAGGGCATCGACAGGAAGGCCGAGGAGCACGCCGCCGCGGACTCCCCGCTCGCCGACTACGGCGTCAGGAACGTCACCGACGCCCGGATCTCCGGGGGCCTCGCCGGAGTGATCGGCGTGAGCGCCACGATCGTCGTCGGCAGCGGCGTCTTCCGGGCCGTACGCGGGAGGCGCGCCGACCGGAACGCCGGCCCGGCCGACGACAGCGCCCACCGCACCGGAGAGAACGTCTGACATGGGCGCCGGTCACGCCCACAAGCTCTACCGGCACGGACACTCACCCGTCCACGACCTGCCCCCGCACTGCAAGCTCGTCGCCGTCCTCTGCTTCGTCATCGTGGTCGTCACCACCCCGCGCGAGGCGATGTGGGCCTTCGCGCTGTACGCGGCCCTGCTCGGCGCCGTCGCCGCCATGGCCCGTATCCCCGCCGGATTCCTGCTGAAGCGGCTGGTCATCGAGGTGCCGTTCGTCGCGTTCGCGCTGCTCATGCCGTTCGTGGTGCCCGGTGAGCAGACCGAGGTCCTCGGGCTCTCCGTCAGCGTCCCCGGCCTCTGGGGCGCCTGGAACGTCCTCGCCAAGGGCACCCTCGGCGTCGCCGCGTCCGTGATCCTCGCGTCCACCACCGAGCTGCGGTCCCTGCTGCTGGGCCTCCAGCGGCTGAGAATGCCGCCCCTGCTCGTCCAGATCGCGTCCTTCATGATCCGGTACGGGGATGTCATCACCGGCGAGATGCGGCGGATGTCGATCGCCCGGCGCTCCCGGGGCTTCGAGGCGCGCGGAGTACGCCATTGGAGTGTCCTCGCCAAATCGGCGGGCGCCCTGTTCATCCGGTCCTACGAGCGCGGCGAACGCGTCCACCTCGCGATGGTCAGCCGCGGCTACACCGGCACCATGCCGGTCATCGACGAGGTGACGGCCACCCGGACCCAGTGGGCGTACGCCTCGGCGCTCCCCGTGCTCGCCCTCGTCATCTGTCTGCTGGGACGGTCCCTATGAACAGCCCCCCGTCCGCGGCCCCCGCGCAGCCCCTCTCGCTGGAGGTCAGCGGTCTCGCGTACGCCTATCCCGACGGCCACCAGGCCCTGTTCGGCGTCGACCTCACCGTGGCCCGCGGCGAACGGGTCGCCCTCCTCGGGCCCAACGGGGCGGGCAAGACCACCCTCGTACTCCACCTCAACGGCATCCTCGACGCGGGCGCGGGCACCGTGCGCGTCGCCGGGCTCCCCGTGGCGAAGCGGAACCTCGCCGAGATCCGCCGCCGCGTCGGCATCGTCTTCCAGGACCCCGACGACCAGCTCTTCATGCCGACCGTCCGGGAGGACGTCGCCTTCGGGCCCGCGGCGGCCGGACTGCGCGGCCCCGAACTGGAGGAGCGGGTCCGCCTCGCGCTCAAGCAGGTCGGCATGGAGGAGTACGCGGACAGGCCGCCGCACCATCTGTCGTTCGGGCAGCGCCGCCGTGTCGCCGTGGCCACCGTTCTCGCCATGCGGCCGGAGATCCTCGTCCTGGACGAACCCTCGTCCAACCTCGACCCCGCCTCGCGCCGCGAACTCGCCGACATCCTGCGCTCCTTGGACGTCACCGTGCTCATGGTCACGCACGATCTGCCGTACGCCCTGGAACTGTGCCCGCGAGCCGTCATCCTCAGCGAGGGCGTCATCGCCGCCGACGACCCCACGCGGGATCTGCTCTGCGACGGGGAACTGATGCGCGCGCACCGGCTGGAGCTGCCCTTCGGCTTCGACCCGCGCTCCGTATCCGTCAACGGGGGGTGACCCGCCACGCGTCCGGCACGCGGCGCGATGCACCATGGGGGGTATGAGCGGGAGCGCAGGAGCAGGCGTGGACGTACGGGGCACGGTGGCACCCGGATTCGAACCGGTTGGGGACGCTTTCGTCCGTAACTTCGAGCGGCGCGGGGAGCGCGGTGCGGCCGTCACGGTCTACCGCCACGGGCGCAAGGTCGTGGATCTGTGGGCCGGTACGAAGGATGTCGACGGCACCGAACCGTGGGCCGTCGACACCGTGCAGGTCGTCCGCTCGGCCGGAAAGGGCATCGCCGCCGCCGTACCGCTGATGCTGCACCAGCGCGGGCAGGTCGACCTGGACGCCCCGGTCGGCACGTACTGGCCGGAGTTCAAGGCGAACGGCAAGGAACGCGTCCTGGTCCGCCACCTCCTCGCCCACCGGGCCGGAGTGCCCGCACTGGACCGCGTCCTGACCCCCGCGGAGGCCGCCGACGGGGTCTCCGGGGCGCGGGCCGTCGCCGCCCAGCGCCCGCAGTGGGAGCCCGGCACCGACCACGGTTACCACGCCCAGACCTACAGCTGGCTCATCGGCGAACTGGTACGCCGGGCCACCGGCCGGACCATCGGCCGCTGGATCGCCGAGGAGATCGC from Streptomyces sp. NBC_00654 includes the following:
- a CDS encoding energy-coupling factor ABC transporter ATP-binding protein, which translates into the protein MNSPPSAAPAQPLSLEVSGLAYAYPDGHQALFGVDLTVARGERVALLGPNGAGKTTLVLHLNGILDAGAGTVRVAGLPVAKRNLAEIRRRVGIVFQDPDDQLFMPTVREDVAFGPAAAGLRGPELEERVRLALKQVGMEEYADRPPHHLSFGQRRRVAVATVLAMRPEILVLDEPSSNLDPASRRELADILRSLDVTVLMVTHDLPYALELCPRAVILSEGVIAADDPTRDLLCDGELMRAHRLELPFGFDPRSVSVNGG
- a CDS encoding S41 family peptidase, translated to MSDDVAYLRFPHLHQDLICFAAEDDLWVSPLAAAGHRPDRAWRVTVDRTRVSHPRFSPDGSRIAYTTWRTLDPEIHLAPVEGGPARRLTYWGSTDARVCGWSPDPGDTSQILAVSSHNQPFSYFSWSYSVPIDGSPGGRLPWGPVSDIAVADIDGERRTLLLTGKPPHEPAAWKRYRGGATGRLWLHGERLLPDIGGHLDSPMFVGRRIAFLSDHEGVGNLYSCLMDGSDLRRHTDHDAFYARHASSDGHRVVYQCAGDVWLVEDLEAPDATPRKLEVRLGGPRTGRRTYQVPAASNVDALSVDETGRASAVSVRGSLYWLTHRDGPARTITDTPGVRVRLPEMLGSGGQVAYVTDADGDDAVEIAYLPRASGDREPRRLASGKLGRVHELISDPAGERLAIASNDGRLLLLDTAEEPEPVPVPATDGETETDGETETDAETEDEPRGATRADLYRATHAEDAAADADGVTELIRSVNGPVRDLAFSPDGAWLTWSHPGVGRSLRQIKLARISGPGAPVITDVTNGRFEDENPVFTGDGRYLAFLSWRGFDPVYDVHTGDLSFPLGCRPYLVPLSSATPSPFALSPDGRPAAGGLDPVDIPEGGTGEGATVTVEFEGLESRVTPFPVSASKYSALRPVTGGGLVWLRWPISGALGETFANPSDMSGRPTLEHFNIAKARKTELVDHLDWFAVSGDASRLVVMDDGELRAVPSNEPGDNDSTVYIDLRRILHDVDPAAEWRQAYGEAGRIIRAYFWEPDMCGIDWDGVLGQYRPLVERVASPDEFADLLREVVGELGTSHAYVTPARRNEGPPHYQRAIGLLGANLVCRDGEWQVRRILPGDSSDSKARSPLAGTGIREGAVLTHVDGRPVDPVTGPYPLLTAAGGTTVELTFRPAGEEGRPRRIAVVPLVDERPLRYQDWVAKRREVVRELSGGRCGYLHIPDMGGSGWAQFNRDLRLEVSRPALIVDVRGNAGGHISELVVEKLTRRILGWDLTRNAQAVSYASNAPRGPVVALADEATSSDGDMITAAFRLLRLGPVVGQRTWGGVVGMTGRHRLGDGTVITVPMNAAWFDTYGWSVENHGVEPDLEALRTPLDWAEGRHAVLDDAVRVALDLLAKHPAATPPTYGTVPDLRRPPLPPR
- a CDS encoding MMPL family transporter, whose amino-acid sequence is MATFLYKLGRLTFRRRRLVALVWVALLALAGFGAASASTATSSSFSIPGTEAQKAFDLLEQRFPGSSADGATARVVFKAPDGQKVTDAANKAEVQGIVDELKSGSDQIASVADPYTANAVSKDGSTAYVSVSYKVNSMELTDPTREALEDAGTSAEKSGMTVAIGGDALMVIPETGITEVIGVALAAVVLVITFGSLIAAGLPLLTALIGVGIGVSTITALANVLDLGSTTSTLAMMIGLAVGIDYALFIVSRYRAELADGREREEAAGRAVGTAGSAVVFAGLTVIIALVGLAVVNIPMLSKMGFAAAGTVAIAVLIALTLVPAMLGFAGKRVMGRKARKAAEAENRPDAKPNMGTRWARFVLRRPVWVLLAGVIGLGVVAVPAASLEMGLPDDGAQPKSTTQRQAYDMLSDGFGPGFNGPLMVVVDTRNSSDGKTAVSQVSQEIESLPHVVAVTPAAFNKAGDTATITVIPQDRPSSVETESVVHAIRDAGADVKSDSGAEVLVTGATAMNIDFSQKMNDALLPYLALVVGLAFLLLMLVFRSVLVPLKAALGFLLSVVAALGAVVAVFQWGWLGSLFGVEQTGPIMSMMPIFMVGVVFGLAMDYEVFLVTRMREAYVHGESPGQAIVTGFRHGARVVTAAAVIMMAVFAGFIGASEQMIKMIGFSLAIAVFFDAFVVRMAIVPAVLALLGKRAWWLPRWLDRVLPNVDVEGEGLRKQLGETSGSAQDGSGPDGERELIRV
- a CDS encoding TetR/AcrR family transcriptional regulator, with product MARTRLTPERESEMYAAVLDLLREVGYDALTMDAVAARTRSSKATLYRQWGSKAELVVTALRNNKPVDLGEIDTGSLRGDFHAVLHRSDDCQMEKDSALMRGLSQAVHNNPDLHKAMRELLIEPEMTGFDLLLRRAVDRGELRPDNPALKYIPHMLIGAFAARQLVEDRAVDQAFLIDYVDSVVLPALGV
- the cbiQ gene encoding cobalt ECF transporter T component CbiQ, which codes for MGAGHAHKLYRHGHSPVHDLPPHCKLVAVLCFVIVVVTTPREAMWAFALYAALLGAVAAMARIPAGFLLKRLVIEVPFVAFALLMPFVVPGEQTEVLGLSVSVPGLWGAWNVLAKGTLGVAASVILASTTELRSLLLGLQRLRMPPLLVQIASFMIRYGDVITGEMRRMSIARRSRGFEARGVRHWSVLAKSAGALFIRSYERGERVHLAMVSRGYTGTMPVIDEVTATRTQWAYASALPVLALVICLLGRSL
- a CDS encoding energy-coupling factor ABC transporter permease; protein product: MHVPDGFIDAPVSVAAGVVAAGAVAVSLRGARRELDERTAPLAGLVAAFIFAVQMLNFPVAAGTSGHLLGGALAAILVGPYTGVLCISVVLLMQGILFADGGLTALGVNITVMGVVTVVVAYALFRGLTGILPRTSRSATAAAFVAALVSVPAAACAFTLIYWIGGTTDIPIGKVLTAMVGVHVLIGVGEAVITALTVGAVIAVRPDLVHAARGLAAPLKLRVDGELIDAPVTSGSSAAPAPAATRSTHGIRAAGLVTALLLAGFVSYYASASPDGLEKVAADKGIDRKAEEHAAADSPLADYGVRNVTDARISGGLAGVIGVSATIVVGSGVFRAVRGRRADRNAGPADDSAHRTGENV